A genomic stretch from Candidatus Lernaella stagnicola includes:
- a CDS encoding alpha/beta fold hydrolase: protein MNYGKQRWLLLLIAALLVIVFACGESDENDDQTPLTGDDDDANDDDDDDNNDDNNDDDDTNSDDDTPCDTSKRPIVFVHGFLEVGDAFATQTMRFASNNYCPDRIFAFDYDTLFGPLGTSGRLDNFIDRVLDRTEAEQVDLLGHSLGGAVCYQYLAEPEQASKVAHYVSLASFPNGPVPNGVPGMSVSSAADTMAGSSEIPGGQNVALDDLDHLQVATSEDTFAAIYPFFNEGEVPVTTDILPESDIVLSGRSLVFGTNNPAADFLIRVFGVDSQTGERFSETPVAEYTSDRQGFWGDFAASPDTYYEFEIHDPNDAFPPIHYYFESFPRSNNKLYFRVFPEPDTLLGLVFRLLPYNDDYAIFAYLNLNQAMYFGRDTLAVNGVDLSIPGIMDPEISTIALFFFDANFNGVSDETVAGGLFAFFPFIRFFDMIVPADEPGVIQFETNGRPLTMRNWPSKTGGLAIAVFQ, encoded by the coding sequence ATGAATTACGGGAAACAACGTTGGCTGCTTCTGCTGATTGCCGCGCTGCTGGTGATCGTTTTTGCGTGCGGCGAAAGCGATGAAAACGATGACCAAACGCCCTTAACCGGTGACGATGACGACGCCAACGACGACGATGACGACGATAACAATGACGACAATAATGACGATGACGACACAAATAGTGACGACGACACGCCGTGCGACACGTCGAAAAGGCCGATTGTCTTCGTCCACGGCTTCCTGGAAGTAGGCGACGCCTTCGCGACGCAGACCATGCGTTTTGCCTCCAACAACTACTGCCCGGATCGTATTTTCGCCTTCGACTACGATACGCTTTTCGGCCCCCTGGGCACGTCGGGCCGCCTCGATAACTTCATCGACCGCGTGCTCGACCGGACCGAGGCCGAGCAGGTCGACTTGCTCGGGCACTCGCTGGGCGGCGCAGTGTGCTACCAATACCTCGCCGAGCCTGAACAGGCCTCCAAAGTGGCGCATTACGTCAGCCTCGCATCCTTTCCCAACGGGCCGGTGCCCAACGGCGTACCGGGGATGAGCGTCTCCTCCGCCGCCGACACGATGGCCGGCTCCAGCGAAATTCCCGGCGGCCAAAACGTCGCGTTGGACGACCTCGACCACCTGCAGGTCGCGACCTCGGAAGACACTTTCGCGGCCATTTATCCCTTCTTCAACGAAGGCGAAGTGCCGGTAACTACTGACATTCTGCCGGAATCCGACATCGTCCTCTCCGGCCGCTCCCTGGTGTTCGGCACGAACAACCCGGCGGCGGATTTCCTGATTCGCGTTTTCGGCGTGGACTCCCAGACCGGCGAGCGTTTCAGCGAAACGCCGGTGGCCGAATACACCTCCGACCGGCAAGGCTTTTGGGGCGATTTCGCCGCGTCGCCCGACACCTATTATGAATTCGAGATACACGATCCGAACGACGCGTTCCCGCCCATCCACTATTATTTCGAGTCCTTTCCGCGCTCGAATAACAAGCTGTATTTTCGAGTGTTTCCGGAACCCGACACCCTGCTCGGTCTGGTGTTCCGTCTGCTGCCCTACAACGACGACTACGCGATATTCGCCTACCTCAACCTCAACCAAGCGATGTATTTCGGCCGCGACACGTTGGCGGTAAACGGCGTGGACCTCTCGATACCGGGGATCATGGACCCCGAAATTTCCACCATTGCGCTGTTTTTCTTCGACGCCAATTTCAACGGTGTCAGCGACGAAACTGTCGCCGGGGGTTTGTTCGCCTTCTTCCCCTTCATCCGCTTTTTCGACATGATCGTGCCGGCGGATGAACCCGGCGTCATCCAATTCGAAACCAACGGACGCCCGTTGACGATGCGCAACTGGCCCTCAAAAACCGGCGGTCTAGCCATCGCCGTCTTCCAATAA
- the uvrA gene encoding excinuclease ABC subunit UvrA yields MGSDKIIIKGAREHNLDNIDIEIPRDSLVVITGISGSGKSSLAFDTIYAEGQRRYVESLSSYARQFLEQLGKPDVDSIEGLSPAISIEQKTTSRNPRSTVGTITEVYDYLRVLFARVGEVYCPTCDKPIAAQTVQQIVDQVLAFGEGTRIHVLAPVVRGRKGEYRKELQAFRRDGFARVKIDGKLHRLEESITLEKNKKHDIDVVVDRIVVKAGTPRLTEAVETALRLAEGIVKVEEVDTGEIHTFSERFACIECGFSLPELAPRIFSFNNPHGACPSCDGLGYKMEFDPELVVPNPNLSIREGAVLPWENRNSVYFAQTLESLEKHFNFSIYTPWNKLPAATQKAILFGCEDEIRFFYEQGDRRYEYTKTFEGVISNLSRRYGETQSEMIREEMRRFMSVIPCSTCHGARLRPESLAVRIGGFNISQLTEMSIRESAAFFRDLELDDRRAEIGRRLLKEISERLGFLEAVGLEYLTLSRSGTTLSGGESQRIRLATQVGSSLMGVLYILDEPSIGLHQRDNDRLLRMLRRLRDVGNTVLVVEHDAETILSADHVIDLGPGAGVHGGKLVAQGTPEDICKSADSLTGKYLSGRLEISVPEARRESKRKWIEIKGASQNNLQAINVRFPIGLFTCVTGVSGSGKSTLVVDTLFRALQQRLYHSKARAGAHTEIRGLPYIDKVIDIDQSPIGRTPRSNPATYTGLFTPIRDLFAELPESRVRGYKPGRFSFNVKGGRCAACQGDGVIKVEMHFLPDVYVVCDQCGGNRYNRDTLEIKYKTYSIADILEMTVDEAMPVFASFPSVLDRLRTLQEVGLGYLPLGLQATKLSGGEAQRIKLSKELSKRSTGRTLYILDEPTTGLHFDDIAKLLAVLQRLVDNGNTVIVIEHNLDVIKTADYIIDLGPEGGDMGGRVLAVGTPEQIAAVPKSFTGQYLKKLLSANRNRRRKKTG; encoded by the coding sequence ATGGGAAGCGACAAGATCATCATCAAAGGGGCTCGCGAGCACAACCTGGACAATATCGACATCGAAATTCCGCGTGACTCGCTGGTGGTCATCACCGGTATTTCCGGTTCGGGCAAGAGTTCGCTGGCGTTTGACACGATCTACGCCGAGGGCCAGCGCCGCTACGTTGAAAGCCTTTCGTCTTACGCCCGGCAGTTTCTCGAGCAACTCGGCAAGCCGGACGTGGACAGCATCGAAGGCCTGTCGCCGGCGATCAGCATCGAGCAGAAGACAACGTCGCGCAATCCGCGCTCGACCGTGGGCACGATCACCGAGGTGTACGACTACCTGCGCGTCTTGTTCGCCCGCGTCGGCGAAGTGTACTGCCCCACGTGCGACAAGCCGATTGCGGCGCAGACCGTGCAGCAAATTGTCGACCAGGTGCTGGCGTTCGGCGAAGGCACGCGCATTCACGTGCTCGCGCCGGTGGTGCGCGGTCGCAAAGGGGAGTATCGCAAGGAACTCCAAGCGTTTCGGCGTGACGGTTTCGCGCGGGTGAAAATCGACGGCAAGCTGCATCGCCTCGAAGAAAGCATCACGCTCGAAAAAAACAAAAAGCACGATATCGACGTGGTTGTCGACCGCATCGTGGTCAAAGCCGGCACGCCGCGCCTAACCGAAGCCGTCGAGACGGCGCTGCGTCTGGCCGAGGGCATTGTGAAGGTCGAAGAGGTCGACACCGGCGAGATACACACCTTCTCCGAACGTTTCGCGTGCATCGAATGCGGCTTCTCGCTACCGGAGCTGGCGCCGCGTATCTTCAGCTTCAACAACCCGCACGGCGCGTGTCCGAGCTGCGACGGCCTCGGGTACAAAATGGAATTCGACCCCGAACTCGTGGTGCCCAACCCGAACCTATCCATTCGCGAAGGGGCCGTTCTGCCGTGGGAAAACCGCAACTCGGTGTACTTCGCCCAGACGCTCGAAAGCCTGGAGAAGCACTTCAACTTCTCGATCTATACGCCCTGGAACAAGCTTCCCGCCGCGACGCAAAAAGCGATTCTGTTCGGCTGCGAAGATGAAATCCGCTTTTTCTACGAGCAAGGCGACCGACGCTACGAATACACCAAGACCTTCGAGGGCGTCATCAGCAATCTCAGCCGCCGTTACGGCGAAACGCAGAGCGAAATGATTCGCGAGGAGATGCGGCGCTTCATGAGCGTCATTCCGTGCTCGACGTGCCACGGCGCGCGCCTGCGTCCCGAGAGCCTTGCGGTGCGCATCGGCGGCTTCAACATTTCCCAACTGACCGAAATGAGCATTCGGGAATCGGCGGCGTTTTTCCGCGATCTGGAACTCGACGACAGGCGCGCTGAAATCGGCCGGCGGTTGCTGAAGGAAATCAGCGAACGGCTAGGCTTTCTCGAAGCCGTGGGTCTGGAATACCTCACGTTGAGCCGCAGCGGCACGACGCTTTCGGGCGGCGAAAGCCAGCGCATCCGCCTGGCGACACAAGTCGGCTCCAGCCTGATGGGTGTTCTCTATATTCTCGACGAACCCTCGATCGGCCTGCACCAGCGCGACAACGACCGCTTGCTGCGTATGCTGCGGCGGCTGCGCGACGTGGGCAACACGGTGTTGGTTGTCGAGCACGACGCCGAGACGATTCTCTCCGCCGACCACGTGATCGACCTGGGCCCCGGCGCGGGCGTGCATGGCGGCAAGCTGGTCGCGCAGGGTACGCCGGAGGACATCTGCAAGTCGGCCGACAGCCTGACGGGCAAATACCTTTCCGGGAGGCTGGAGATCAGCGTGCCCGAGGCGCGTCGCGAGTCCAAGCGCAAGTGGATCGAAATCAAGGGCGCCTCGCAAAACAACCTGCAGGCGATCAATGTTCGTTTCCCGATCGGTCTGTTCACATGCGTTACCGGTGTGTCGGGTTCGGGCAAGAGCACGCTGGTGGTAGACACGCTTTTCCGCGCGCTGCAGCAGCGTTTGTACCACAGCAAGGCGCGCGCCGGCGCCCATACCGAAATCCGCGGGCTACCGTATATCGACAAGGTGATCGACATCGATCAAAGCCCCATCGGCCGTACACCGCGCTCCAACCCGGCGACGTATACCGGTTTGTTCACGCCGATTCGCGACTTGTTCGCCGAGCTGCCCGAGTCGCGGGTGCGCGGCTACAAGCCCGGCCGCTTTTCCTTCAACGTCAAAGGCGGGCGCTGCGCGGCCTGCCAGGGCGACGGTGTGATCAAAGTCGAGATGCACTTTTTGCCGGATGTCTACGTGGTGTGCGATCAATGCGGGGGCAATCGGTACAATCGCGACACGCTGGAAATTAAATACAAAACGTACTCCATCGCCGACATTCTGGAGATGACCGTCGATGAAGCGATGCCGGTATTTGCCAGCTTCCCATCGGTCTTGGATCGCCTGCGCACGCTTCAGGAAGTTGGTCTCGGTTATCTTCCCCTCGGCCTGCAGGCGACGAAGCTTTCGGGCGGCGAAGCCCAACGCATCAAGTTGTCCAAGGAACTCTCGAAGCGTTCCACGGGTCGCACGCTGTACATCCTTGACGAGCCCACGACGGGCCTTCACTTCGACGACATCGCTAAGTTGCTCGCCGTTCTGCAGCGCCTGGTGGACAACGGCAACACCGTGATTGTGATCGAACACAATCTGGACGTGATAAAAACAGCCGACTATATTATCGACTTAGGACCGGAAGGCGGCGACATGGGCGGGCGTGTCCTCGCTGTCGGCACGCCGGAGCAAATTGCCGCCGTACCGAAAAGTTTCACCGGCCAATATCTGAAGAAGCTATTGTCCGCCAACCGCAATCGTCGCCGCAAAAAGACGGGGTAA
- a CDS encoding biosynthetic peptidoglycan transglycosylase gives MRRKRVSRRWFWAGVILALLIAAGWLSHRMVQGYVRQQLDRELADILPQIEKKTGLLVTVGGIAMSLDGTGELRDVSVSARDKTGQPFFTVESIDIEYELDWGERRARVTGLLFGGPSLTVDFLPEGGTNLPAFVDRLLGADYPTANVAVEGDGGLRTLAGGRVTLPERLPIRYRNGSLTVRDRGRFGKTEQTLSTVHKADGNIVFHLDDKTARLEGRCGQPHGGKLQYKVSLHHAGQDVALNAVRWSLADLSAVAPPYIQLSESTRLNGSLELQRRNDDPVLHVAVDGRMDGLTLEHFRLARQPVRNIQGGIAGKLVIDTQKNTVGSHDLVLSLGRAEVHLQEFHVRAGENLPFELRTKIRTARLDLQDLLDGLPEGLVPSLQGAIVEGELDLNATLVVDMENIRESALDIKGGISGFRAISVPPPVDVRRVKRPDFRHVIVRKGVFKREIIVGPSNPGFVPYAATGHYLRGAVLTCEDGSFFRHNGFMLRHINDSLRRNLRDKRFSRGASTVSMQLVKNLFLSHDKTVSRKLQEAMLTWWIEKEVDKQRLLEVYLNIIEWGPDIYGVGPASRHYFHRHPSKLLPIQAAWMASIISNPVRFYYMKARGSVGAGWKTNLAFIMQKMRERGTITQEDYDLAAEYDFWVPFGSADYPSDKEEDGNSAAEGDTTSDIPTP, from the coding sequence ATGCGACGAAAGCGCGTCTCCCGCCGCTGGTTTTGGGCGGGCGTAATACTGGCGTTGCTGATCGCTGCGGGCTGGCTAAGCCACCGCATGGTCCAAGGCTACGTGCGGCAACAATTGGACCGCGAACTGGCCGACATCCTTCCTCAAATTGAGAAAAAAACCGGCTTGCTCGTCACGGTGGGCGGCATTGCGATGAGTCTGGACGGCACCGGCGAACTGCGGGACGTCTCGGTATCGGCGCGAGATAAGACGGGGCAGCCGTTTTTCACCGTGGAAAGCATCGACATCGAATACGAGTTGGATTGGGGCGAGCGACGCGCCCGGGTGACCGGCTTGCTGTTTGGCGGTCCGTCGCTGACGGTCGATTTCCTCCCGGAAGGCGGGACGAATCTGCCGGCATTTGTCGATCGACTGCTGGGAGCGGATTATCCGACCGCGAACGTTGCCGTCGAAGGCGACGGCGGATTGCGGACCCTGGCCGGCGGGAGAGTAACATTGCCCGAGCGGTTGCCGATACGTTATCGGAACGGGTCGTTGACCGTGCGGGACCGCGGGCGCTTCGGCAAAACCGAACAGACACTGTCCACCGTCCATAAAGCCGACGGCAACATCGTATTTCATCTCGACGACAAAACGGCGCGGCTGGAAGGTCGCTGCGGCCAGCCCCACGGCGGCAAGCTGCAATACAAGGTGTCGCTGCACCACGCGGGCCAGGACGTGGCTCTGAACGCCGTGCGGTGGAGCTTGGCCGACCTCTCGGCGGTGGCCCCCCCGTACATACAGTTGAGTGAGTCAACGCGGTTGAACGGCTCGCTGGAATTGCAGCGGCGTAACGACGACCCGGTGCTGCACGTGGCCGTCGACGGGCGAATGGACGGCCTCACGTTGGAGCATTTCCGCCTGGCCCGGCAGCCGGTGCGCAATATCCAGGGCGGCATCGCCGGCAAGCTTGTTATCGATACGCAAAAGAACACGGTGGGCAGCCACGATCTGGTGCTGAGCCTGGGACGGGCGGAGGTTCACCTGCAAGAGTTTCACGTGCGGGCGGGCGAGAATCTGCCGTTTGAATTACGCACGAAAATCCGCACGGCGCGCTTGGACCTCCAGGATTTGCTGGACGGCCTGCCGGAGGGTTTGGTCCCCTCTCTGCAAGGGGCGATCGTCGAAGGCGAACTGGATTTGAACGCGACGTTAGTCGTCGATATGGAGAACATTCGCGAAAGCGCTTTGGACATCAAAGGTGGGATCAGCGGCTTCCGGGCGATTTCGGTGCCGCCGCCGGTGGACGTGCGGCGTGTGAAGCGACCTGATTTTCGACACGTCATCGTGCGCAAGGGAGTGTTCAAGCGGGAAATCATCGTGGGTCCCTCAAACCCAGGTTTTGTGCCGTATGCGGCGACGGGGCACTATCTTCGCGGGGCGGTGCTCACATGCGAGGACGGCTCGTTTTTCCGTCATAACGGCTTCATGTTGCGGCACATTAACGATTCGCTGCGCCGCAACCTGCGGGATAAACGCTTTTCGCGCGGTGCCAGCACGGTCAGTATGCAATTGGTGAAGAATCTGTTCCTTTCCCACGACAAGACCGTCTCCCGCAAGTTGCAGGAAGCCATGCTGACGTGGTGGATCGAAAAGGAAGTGGACAAGCAGCGATTGCTGGAAGTCTATTTGAATATCATTGAGTGGGGGCCGGATATCTACGGCGTCGGCCCGGCGTCGCGTCATTATTTTCACCGGCATCCGAGCAAGCTGTTGCCCATTCAGGCGGCCTGGATGGCGAGCATCATTTCCAATCCGGTGCGGTTTTATTACATGAAAGCGCGCGGTTCGGTCGGCGCGGGTTGGAAAACGAACCTGGCGTTTATCATGCAAAAGATGCGCGAACGCGGTACGATCACCCAGGAAGATTACGACCTGGCCGCCGAGTATGATTTTTGGGTGCCTTTCGGAAGCGCGGATTATCCGTCCGACAAAGAGGAAGACGGCAACAGCGCGGCCGAGGGTGACACGACGAGCGACATACCGACGCCGTAG
- a CDS encoding NAD(P)H-binding protein has product MTDPQPMRALVAGATGYTGMNVVRELRAAGIETVAHVRPDSPRLDYWRDFLGALGAQVDTTPWESAPMTQTMQRVAPTVVFALLGTTRARRKAVSKAGGDPQTATYAAVDYGLSSLLLQTAQAAHIAPLFVYLSAVGADPGAKGEYYGARVKMEAELTASGLPYIIARPSFITGEDREEKRTGERVGATVANGLLHAVGAVGFGRLRDRYLSLNGPQLGRALVRLAVDEDVVNQVFETAALRKKSEE; this is encoded by the coding sequence ATGACTGACCCCCAACCGATGCGTGCTCTGGTCGCCGGGGCCACCGGCTACACAGGCATGAACGTCGTCCGCGAATTGCGCGCGGCGGGGATTGAAACCGTGGCGCACGTACGGCCCGACTCGCCCCGCCTCGACTACTGGCGCGATTTCCTTGGAGCGCTGGGCGCGCAGGTCGACACAACGCCGTGGGAGTCGGCGCCGATGACGCAAACCATGCAACGCGTTGCGCCGACGGTCGTTTTCGCCCTGCTCGGCACCACCCGCGCCCGCCGCAAAGCGGTGAGCAAAGCCGGCGGTGATCCCCAAACGGCCACCTACGCGGCGGTTGATTACGGCCTGAGTTCCCTATTGCTGCAAACAGCCCAAGCCGCCCACATCGCGCCGCTTTTTGTGTATCTGTCGGCGGTCGGCGCGGATCCCGGGGCCAAGGGCGAGTACTACGGGGCGCGGGTCAAGATGGAAGCGGAACTCACCGCGTCCGGCTTGCCGTACATCATCGCGCGTCCCTCGTTCATCACCGGCGAGGACCGCGAGGAAAAGCGGACCGGCGAGCGTGTCGGCGCGACGGTGGCCAACGGTCTGCTGCATGCGGTGGGTGCGGTAGGATTCGGCCGGTTGCGCGATCGCTATTTGAGCCTCAACGGTCCGCAACTCGGGCGGGCGCTGGTGCGGCTGGCCGTGGACGAAGATGTTGTGAATCAGGTTTTCGAAACGGCGGCGTTGCGGAAAAAAAGCGAAGAATAG
- a CDS encoding class I SAM-dependent rRNA methyltransferase, whose amino-acid sequence MPNLPHIVLRPGREKSVRNRHPWVFSGAVEHEPDDLEKGQVVYVDDAEGNVLGSGTYNADSQIRVRLFTFADEEIDATWFSRKVQNAEQWRKQLLPPNTNAFRVLSGEADGVPGLIVDRYGDGLVVTLATAGADFLRQPIIDGLVTGCRPEWILERSSGGYRREENVPPRVAEMYGEVPEDPVQIVENGLKFLVDIRAGQKTGFFLDQRAARYAAMKMAGGRTVLNAFGYTGGFGVYAKAGDAGRTVTVDLNRAALDLAAKNHELNQQRCGEDDFVCMDVFDFLRVDETRFDMIILDPPAFAKSKAALNRATRGYKDINLLAMRRLPPGGLLFTFSCSGHVNLELHRKVLFGAALDAGRNVQILRIMGQEIDHPINVYHPEGEYLTGFICRVE is encoded by the coding sequence ATGCCGAATTTGCCGCACATCGTGTTACGTCCGGGTCGAGAAAAATCAGTACGCAACCGCCATCCGTGGGTGTTTTCAGGCGCCGTGGAGCACGAGCCCGACGATTTGGAAAAAGGGCAAGTGGTATACGTGGACGACGCTGAGGGCAACGTACTGGGCAGCGGGACGTACAATGCCGACAGCCAGATTAGGGTGCGCTTGTTTACCTTCGCCGACGAAGAGATCGACGCCACGTGGTTCTCGCGGAAAGTGCAGAATGCCGAACAATGGCGAAAGCAGCTACTGCCGCCCAATACCAACGCGTTTCGTGTCCTATCGGGGGAGGCCGACGGCGTCCCGGGGTTAATCGTCGACCGCTACGGCGACGGGCTGGTCGTCACCTTGGCCACCGCCGGCGCCGACTTCCTGCGGCAGCCCATCATCGATGGACTCGTCACCGGCTGCCGACCCGAATGGATCTTGGAGCGCAGTTCCGGGGGGTACCGCAGGGAAGAAAACGTTCCGCCCCGGGTGGCCGAAATGTACGGCGAGGTGCCCGAGGATCCGGTCCAAATAGTCGAAAACGGTTTGAAATTCCTGGTCGATATTCGGGCGGGACAGAAAACCGGATTCTTTCTCGATCAACGAGCGGCCCGTTATGCCGCGATGAAGATGGCCGGTGGGCGAACGGTGCTCAACGCATTCGGGTACACCGGCGGCTTCGGCGTATACGCTAAAGCCGGAGACGCCGGCCGCACGGTAACCGTCGACCTCAATCGGGCGGCGCTGGATCTGGCGGCGAAGAACCACGAACTCAACCAACAGCGCTGCGGTGAAGACGATTTCGTGTGTATGGATGTGTTCGACTTTCTACGTGTAGACGAAACGCGCTTTGACATGATTATTCTGGATCCGCCCGCGTTTGCTAAAAGCAAAGCGGCATTGAACCGCGCCACGCGCGGCTACAAAGATATCAACTTGTTGGCCATGCGGCGGCTGCCGCCCGGCGGATTGTTGTTCACGTTTTCCTGCAGCGGTCACGTAAATCTGGAATTACACCGCAAAGTGCTCTTTGGAGCCGCGTTGGATGCCGGCCGAAACGTACAAATCTTGCGCATCATGGGACAGGAAATCGATCACCCGATCAATGTGTATCATCCGGAAGGCGAGTATCTTACGGGGTTCATTTGTCGGGTTGAATAG
- a CDS encoding SOS response-associated peptidase, with amino-acid sequence MCGRFNLIAGPSELSELFAFSITDAPPPRYNIAPTQPISVARIPAGVTDPTLDIMHWGLIPFWAKDPQMGARMINARGETIGEKPAFRNAAKYRRCLIPASGFYEWKKYADRKQPMHIKRRDGKPFAFAGLWEHWQSSDGSEILSCAIITAAASPFMAEIHARMPVVLRPADFGLWLDPLAQKAELVQHLLRQFPDDEMIAEPIGAGVNSPRNDGPEVLKPMEIQGQMTLLDREADHD; translated from the coding sequence ATGTGCGGACGATTCAACCTCATCGCCGGGCCTTCGGAACTATCGGAACTCTTTGCGTTTTCCATCACGGACGCGCCGCCGCCCCGCTACAACATCGCGCCCACTCAACCGATCTCCGTCGCCCGCATCCCGGCAGGCGTTACCGACCCCACATTGGACATTATGCATTGGGGCCTGATTCCCTTTTGGGCCAAGGACCCGCAAATGGGCGCACGGATGATCAACGCCCGCGGCGAGACCATCGGCGAGAAGCCCGCCTTCCGCAACGCGGCGAAATACCGCCGTTGCCTCATTCCGGCTTCGGGTTTCTACGAATGGAAGAAATACGCCGACCGTAAGCAGCCGATGCACATCAAGCGGCGCGACGGCAAGCCCTTCGCCTTCGCGGGCCTTTGGGAACACTGGCAAAGCAGCGACGGTAGTGAGATCCTCTCGTGCGCCATCATCACCGCCGCCGCCTCGCCCTTCATGGCCGAGATTCACGCACGCATGCCGGTCGTCCTGCGGCCCGCCGATTTCGGCTTGTGGCTCGATCCGCTCGCGCAAAAGGCCGAACTGGTGCAGCATCTTCTGCGACAATTCCCCGATGACGAAATGATCGCCGAGCCGATCGGCGCTGGGGTCAACAGCCCGCGCAACGATGGCCCGGAGGTCCTTAAACCGATGGAAATACAAGGGCAAATGACGCTGCTGGACCGGGAGGCCGATCATGACTGA
- the pdxA gene encoding 4-hydroxythreonine-4-phosphate dehydrogenase PdxA: MKPLLITCGDPAGIGPEVALKALGQGAAGDHPVLLIGNLNCWQRAAEMVGESIYLVSDIKHIRDEEGWPVWSAPDCRLEDMTDPADPHDEYLAARGMVQVNAITAAAQACLAGEASGVVTMPIDKRANKAAGQDTPGHTEMLARLCGAARPVMMLFGPELRVVPLTTHIPYVEVPQKLTPGLVLDTLRIVSREMKVLFGLENPRMLLCGLNPHAGENGLFGTEEIRVLSPAVEIARQEGLNVDGPLPSDTAFVFRDRADVVICPTHDQALIPLKMLHFDCGVNTTLGLSLVRTSPDHGTARDIAWTGRADPCSAGHAIRAAVDFIRRRAAAERS, from the coding sequence ATGAAACCCCTGCTTATCACCTGCGGCGACCCGGCCGGAATCGGCCCTGAGGTCGCCCTTAAAGCGCTCGGGCAAGGCGCGGCGGGCGATCACCCAGTGCTGCTGATCGGCAACCTCAACTGCTGGCAGCGCGCCGCGGAAATGGTCGGCGAATCGATCTATCTCGTGTCGGACATTAAACACATTCGCGACGAGGAAGGCTGGCCCGTCTGGTCGGCGCCGGATTGTCGGCTGGAAGATATGACCGACCCCGCCGACCCGCATGACGAATATTTGGCTGCCCGCGGCATGGTACAGGTCAACGCGATCACCGCCGCCGCTCAGGCCTGTCTCGCCGGTGAAGCGTCCGGGGTCGTCACGATGCCCATCGACAAGCGAGCCAACAAGGCCGCCGGGCAAGACACGCCGGGCCACACCGAAATGCTCGCCCGGTTATGCGGCGCAGCGCGACCGGTGATGATGCTCTTCGGCCCGGAGTTGCGGGTTGTGCCGCTTACCACCCATATCCCCTACGTCGAGGTTCCGCAGAAATTGACGCCCGGTTTGGTGCTCGATACCCTGCGCATCGTGTCCCGGGAAATGAAGGTGCTGTTCGGGTTGGAGAATCCCCGCATGCTCCTGTGCGGCTTGAATCCGCACGCGGGCGAAAACGGTTTATTCGGCACCGAGGAAATCCGCGTGTTGAGTCCGGCGGTGGAGATCGCCCGGCAGGAAGGCTTGAACGTCGACGGCCCCTTGCCCAGCGACACGGCGTTCGTATTCCGCGATCGCGCCGACGTCGTCATCTGCCCAACGCACGACCAGGCGCTGATTCCCCTCAAGATGCTGCATTTCGATTGCGGCGTGAACACAACGCTCGGCTTGTCCTTGGTTCGCACATCGCCGGATCACGGCACGGCCCGCGATATTGCCTGGACGGGCCGCGCCGATCCATGCAGCGCCGGGCACGCGATTCGCGCCGCGGTCGATTTCATTCGACGCCGGGCCGCGGCGGAAAGAAGCTAG